In Arachis hypogaea cultivar Tifrunner chromosome 2, arahy.Tifrunner.gnm2.J5K5, whole genome shotgun sequence, a genomic segment contains:
- the LOC112757566 gene encoding putative disease resistance RPP13-like protein 1, whose translation MAAKLDGGAYLTSFVDAILDKLSSILEDDSVLDSVLELLERLQNSLYDAGPVLDDAEQKQFTDKRVKKWLVDLQDALYFADDLLDELSTKAAIAATQGDPGNSSSWSRHVDSYIDDSGVNVIEKIVGKLESLVKRKAKLGLEKSAKLDTSWRIPSTSLVVSSDIFGRDKEKREIIKLLLDDSESPLTLIPIWGMGGIGKTALAQLVYSDAEVVGKFDTRAWVCVAENFNPISLTRTILEKITCSSYKRDDFDSLQTHLKQKLIGKTFLVVLDDVWHDQQDIWEDLLKPFRYGNHGSKILLTTRSEKVASVVATTDLHYQLSLLSNEDCWLVFSKHARLSADSMKNPTLQKVGKDIVKKCDGLPLAAQALGGLLRGNYEVKSWNHILKNEIWKSSNDKIKIVPALRVSYYYLPSCLKKCFVYCSIYPKSYEFDKDELILLWMAENLLQPIGEKSLEEVGDEYFDELFVRSFFQPHSTNEKTFVMHDLVHDLAMIYAGEFCFRAEEHENAVEIDIKARHLSHNAKGNYPISKLVGVCDRVEHTRTFLEINLSPNIPFDMENTPCILLSKLKRLRALSFKCFPLESVPDSIGELIHLRYLDLSGTYIVTLPESLGNLYNLQTLKLIGCEKLKMLPDGMQNLVNLRHLDIRATCLRKMPKGMSKLKSLQFLSDFVIGKHEENKIKELGALANLRESISIDKLENVVDSSEAWEARMFDKDGIDSLKLSWWSHKSMEEVFAFAVKKKDAADSQIERDILDKLQPHSNLKEVEISGYRGTTFPDWLENSSYHNITTLTLQHCNKCSVLPSFGQLPSLKHLTISDFKSLKTVGAEFYKGGSCLETPFPVLETLTFCSISDWVKWDSMEFNAFPRLAELTLSDCPMLTGDLPYHLPSLQSLTIDNSKDLRCCLPIAPAMASLNIVGGGEVSISELPPLLRKLSIHGIDQVEPVVKAFRNMQLTCLTSLCISDCSFHISFPVSSIPASLQELTISGCAKLELEMDGHHKSLQSLSIIYYYDSATSFSWDAFPNLVRLNIRKCKEMESIVVSRSLSCLRSLHISSCQSLKSVSTLWMAAPQLEDLKIVDCPEIELCPTGDGHPHHSLRSLTINYSKLISCAAFMNLQFYGLTHLRILGEYKESVKCLPKEGWLPASLESLRLFNIKSVETLECKGLAHLNCLQQLSIYHCSKLKNIEGEKLPASLKQLIIKGTPLLGKRCEKKDPEVWPKISHIHGIQVDNRWIL comes from the coding sequence ATGGCTGCAAAACTTGATGGTGGAGCTTATCTCACTTCTTTTGTTGATGCTATTTTAGACAAGTTGTCTTCAATACTTGAAGATGACTCTGTCCTCGACTCTGTCCTGGAATTGCTTGAAAGGTTGCAGAATAGTCTTTATGATGCTGGACCTGTTCTTGATGATGCTGAGCAGAAGCAGTTCACTGACAAGAGAGTCAAGAAGTGGCTTGTTGATCTCCAAGATGCTCTCTATTTTGCTGATGACTTGCTCGATGAACTCTCCACTAAGGCCGCCATCGCGGCCACTCAAGGTGATCCAGGTAACTCTTCTTCCTGGTCTCGTCATGTTGATTCATATATTGATGATAGTGGTGTCAACGTCATCGAAAAAATAGTTGGCAAACTAGAGTCTCTTGTAAAAAGAAAAGCTAAACTGGGTCTAGAAAAGAGTGCCAAGTTGGACACATCATGGAGAATTCCATCCACATCTCTCGTTGTAAGTTCTGACATATTCGGTCGGgacaaagagaagagagagataatCAAATTGTTGCTAGATGATTCTGAATCACCTCTTACTCTGATCCCAATTTGGGGTATGGGTGGAATAGGAAAAACTGCTCTGGCTCAACTGGTTTACAGTGATGCTGAAGTAGTGGGAAAATTTGACACTAGAGCATGGGTGTGTGTTGCTGAAAATTTTAATCCTATTAGCCTTACAAGAACTATACTAGAGAAAATAACTTGTAGTTCTTATAAGAGGGATGATTTTGATTCACTTCAAACTCATCTGAAACAAAAGTTGATAGGAAAAACATTCTTAGTTGTTTTAGATGATGTCTGGCATGATCAACAAGACATTTGGGAGGATCTTCTAAAACCTTTTCGCTACGGTAATCATGGAAGTAAAATTCTTTTGACAACCCGTAGTGAAAAGGTTGCTTCTGTGGTTGCAACTACCGATCTACATTACCAACTGAGTTTGTTGTCTAATGAAGATTGCTGGTTAGTATTTTCAAAACACGCACGTCTTTCTGCTGACTCTATGAAGAATCCAACTCTGCAAAAAGTCGGCAAAGATATTGTAAAGAAGTGTGATGGATTGCCCTTGGCAGCTCAAGCACTCGGAGGCTTATTGCGTGGAAATTATGAAGTCAAGTCTTGGAATCATATATTGAAGAACGAGATCTGGAAATCCTCCAATGACAAGATAAAAATTGTTCCAGCCTTGAGAGTTAGTTATTATTATCTTCCTTCTTGTCTAAAAAAGTGTTTTGTTTATTGTTCCATATATCCCAAGAGTTATGAATTTGATAAAGATGAATTGATCTTGTTATGGATGGCGGAGAATCTCTTACAACCAATAGGAGAAAAGAgtctagaagaagttggtgacgAATATTTTGATGAATTATTTGTGAGGTCATTTTTCCAACCTCATAGTACTAATGAAAAGACATTTGTGATGCATGATCTTGTGCATGATTTGGCAATGATCTATGCTGGAGAATTCTGTTTTAGAGCAGAAGAGCATGAAAATGCTGTTGAGATTGATATTAAAGCTCGTCATTTATCACATAATGCTAAAGGCAATTATCCAATCTCAAAACTTGTAGGAGTTTGTGATAGAGTAGAACATACAAGAACATTTCTTGAAATCAATTTGTCACCAAATATCCCATTTGACATGGAAAACACACCTTGTATCTTGTTGTCAAAATTGAAGCGCCTTAGAGCTTTGTCGTTCAAATGCTTTCCTCTTGAGTCAGTGCCTGATTCAATAGGTGAGTTGATTCATTTGCGTTACTTGGATCTCTCTGGAACCTACATTGTGACATTGCCCGAGTCTTTGGGTAATCTTTACAATTTGCAGACCTTGAAGCTGATTGGATGTGAAAAATTGAAAATGCTTCCGGATGGCATGCAAAATCTTGTAAATTTAAGGCATCTTGATATTAGAGCAACTTGTTTGCGCAAGATGCCGAAAGGCATGAGCAAATTGAAAAGTTTGCAGTTTCTAAGCGACTTTGTCATTGGGAAGCATGAAGAGAACAAGATCAAAGAACTGGGAGCACTTGCAAATCTGCGCGAATCAATTTCCATTGACAAATTGGAGAATGTGGTCGACAGCAGTGAAGCTTGGGAGGCAAGAATGTTCGATAAGGATGGCATTGACTCTTTGAAGTTGAGTTGGTGGTCACATAAAAGTATGGAAGAAGTTTTTGCTTTTGCTGTCAAAAAGAAGGATGCAGCTGATTCCCAAATTGAAAGAGATATACTTGACAAGTTACAACCTCACAGTAatttgaaagaagtagagatcaGTGGCTACAGAGGCACAACATTTCCAGATTGGTTGGAAAATTCTTCCTACCACAACATCACCACACTAACCCTGCAACATTGCAATAAATGTTCTGTGCTTCCTTCATTTGGACAATTGCCCTCTTTAAAGCACCTTACAATTTCAGATTTTAAAAGTCTGAAAACTGTGGGTGCTGAGTTTTACAAGGGTGGATCTTGTTTGGAGACACCCTTTCCAGTGCTTGAAACTCTTACATTTTGCTCAATTAGTGACTGGGTGAAGTGGGATTCAATGGAGTTCAATGCATTCCCTCGACTTGCGGAGCTTACCTTAAGTGACTGTCCCATGTTGACAGGAGATTTGCCCTATCATCTACCATCTTTGCAATCACTTACTATTGACAATTCCAAGGATCTTCGCTGTTGTCTTCCAATAGCTCCTGCAATGGCCTCTTTAAACATAGTTGGTGGCGGAGAAGTGAGTATTAGCGAGCTACCTCCTTTACTGCGTAAACTATCAATTCATGGAATTGATCAAGTGGAGCCAGTGGTTAAGGCCTTTCGGAATATGCAACTGACTTGCCTCACGTCTTTATGCATCTCAGATTGCTCCTTCCACATATCATTTCCAGTGAGTAGTATTCCTGCATCACTACAAGAGTTGACAATATCGGGTTGCGCAAAATTAGAACTCGAAATGGATGGGCATCACAAGTCCCTGCAGTCACTGAGTATAATTTACTACTATGATTCAGCTACATCCTTCTCTTGGGATGCCTTTCCGAATCTCGTGCGTCTCAACATCAGGAAGTGTAAAGAGATGGAGTCTATTGTGGTGTCACGGTCTCTTTCATGTCTCCGTTCTTTACATATATCCAGTTGTCAGAGTTTGAAGTCAGTGTCGACGCTGTGGATGGCAGCACCTCAGCTAGAGGATCTCAAAATAGTGGATTGCCCAGAGATCGAATTGTGTCCTACAGGGGATGGGCATCCACACCATAGCCTCAGATCTCTTACCATCAACTACTCCAAACTAATCAGTTGTGCAGCATTCATGAATTTGCAATTTTATGGGCTTACTCATCTTCGCATTTTGGGTGAATATAAGGAGAGTGTGAAGTGCCTCCCAAAGGAAGGCTGGTTGCCTGCCTCACTTGAGTCTCTCAGACTTTTTAACATTAAAAGTGTGGAGACGTTGGAATGCAAGGGACTTGCCCACCTCAACTGCCTCCAACAATTAAGTATATATCATTGCTCCAAGTTGAAGAATATTGAGGGAGAAAAGCTGCCTGCCTCTCTAAAACAACTCATCATCAAAGGGACTCCTTTGCTGGGTAAACGGTGCGAGAAGAAGGATCCTGAGGTTTGGCCTAAAATCTCCCATATCCACGGCATTCAAGTTGATAACAGATGGATTTTGTAA
- the LOC112757558 gene encoding putative disease resistance RPP13-like protein 1, with translation MAAKPYGGAYLSPLVEVVLDNLSSMFEDDSVLNGNHSALELLGRLQNCLYNVGPALDDAELKQFSDKKVKEWLVDLQDALYMADDLLDEISTKAAIAATKRNAGNSSSWSHLVDSYIEDTGDIEKIVRRLETVVAGKISLPLKEVAKLDMSWRIPSTFLVEPPEICGRKEDKEAILKLLLDDDDAADVDLSVIPIVGMGGIGKTTLAQLVYHDDKVKESFDFRGWVCVSEEFNVVKVTKTIIEAIVSWRYDLTDLNLLQHDLKEELSRKKFFIVLDDVWDKNYDDLNRFLKPFQKGVKGSKILITTRNKNVASVVQTISPHELSPLSDEDCWLVFSKHARLSTISLENPTLEKIGRDMVKRCDGLPLAAQALGGLLRGNSDIRSWNHLLKSEIWELSYDKTNVVPALRISYYFLPSYLKQCFIYCSLYPKNYEFSKDELILLWMAENFLQPVDKKTVEEVGGEYFDELIARSFFQPHNTHEKTFVMHNLVHDLAMTWAGEFYFRAKELRNAVEVDIKARHLSHNAKGNYPMSKLLGVCDTVKHTRTFLEINLETWIPFNIENATCILLSQLKYLRALSLKRFPLESVPDSIGELIHLRYLDISETKIVTLPESLGNLYNLQTLKLNTCLSLITLPVGMKDLVNLRHLDIYGTGFQYEMPKGMSNLKSLQFLSNFVVGKHEENKIKELGALADPHKSISIWKLENVVNSSEALEARMCDKDGIDSMVLGWSWHRENRVDSEMERDILDKLRPHTNLKELQIESYRGTRFPDWVGHSSYHNITKITLDGCRSCCMLPSFGQLPSLKHLSISHFKSLESVGAEFYFNQNGESCLETPPFPMLETLKFYLMPYWKEWRSLEFNAFPRLREFSIQRCPMLIRDLPNHLPSLQSLTIETSGQLRCCVPKAPAMTSLSIFVYGNEVRIRELPPLLRQLSIGGIGQVEPGVKAIMHMQLSCLTSLCISDSSSHILFPVSAIPPSLQELTIENCGESFEFQMDGQHHSLQKLSIGNSCDSHTSFSLLDAFPNLVSVHISGCQKMESLVVSRSLSCLLSLYIFFCRSLKSVSTLWMAAPQLEKLSLVDCREIDLCDTGHPHRSLRYLEIIYSEKLVSSAAFMHPQFHGITSLIFYCEIADYSECVKSFPKEGWLPASLESLTIKGLSSVGTLECKGLAHLTTLQELRIDYCVKLENIEGEKLPASLIKLGIYDSPLLAERCEKKDPQIWPKISHIPAIQVDRRWI, from the exons ATGGCTGCAAAACCTTATGGGGGAGCTTACCTCTCTCCCTTGGTTGAGGTTGTTTTGGACAACCTGTCTTCAATGTTTGAAGATGACTCTGTCCTCAACGGAAACCACTCTGCCCTTGAGTTGCTTGGAAGGTTGCAGAATTGTCTGTATAATGTTGGACCTGCTCTTGATGATGCTGAGCTGAAGCAGTTCAGTGACAAGAAAGTGAAGGAGTGGCTTGTTGATCTTCAAGATGCTCTCTATATGGCCGATGACTTGCTCGATGAGATCTCCACTAAAGCCGCCATCGCTGCCACTAAAAGGAATGCAGGTAACTCTTCTTCATGGTCTCATCTTGTTGATTCATATATAGAAGATACTGGTGACATAGAAAAAATAGTTCGAAGACTAGAGACTGTCGTAGCAGGCAAAATTTCACTTCCTCTGAAGGAGGTTGCAAAGTTGGACATGTCATGGAGAATTCCATCCACATTTCTTGTTGAACCACCGGAAATATGTGGCAGGAAAGAAGACAAGGAGGCCATACTGAAACTGTTgttggatgatgatgatgctgctgATGTTGATTTATCTGTCATTCCCATTGTGGGCATGGGCGGAATAGGAAAGACTACTTTGGCCCAGTTGGTTTACCACGATGACAAAGTGAAGGAGAGTTTTGATTTTCGAGGTTGGGTTTGTGTGTCGGAAGAGTTTAATGTTGTCAAGGTCACCAAGACTATAATTGAGGCAATAGTTTCGTGGCGTTATGACTTGACAGATTTGAATTTACTTCAGCATGATTTAAAAGAAGAGTTGTCGAGGAAAAAGTTCTTCATTGTCTTGGACGATGTATGGGATAAAAATTATGATGATTTGAATAGGTTTCTAAAACCTTTTCAGAAAGGGGTTAAGGGAAGTAAAATTCTCATAACTACAAGAAATAAAAACGTGGCTTCTGTAGTGCAGACTATTTCACCTCATGAACTAAGTCCATTGTCTGATGAAGATTGTTGGTTGGTGTTTTCAAAGCATGCACGTCTTTCAACTATTTCTTTGGAGAATCCAACCCTGGAAAAAATCGGCAGAGATATGGTAAAGAGGTGTGATGGATTGCCCTTGGCAGCTCAAGCCCTTGGAGGCTTATTGCGTGGAAATTCGGATATCAGGTCTTGGAATCATTTACTAAAGAGTGAAATCTGGGAACTTTCATATGACAAGACAAATGTTGTTCCAGCATTAAGAATAAGTTATTATTTTCTTCCTTCATATTTGAAGCAGTGCTTTATTTATTGTTCCTTGTATCCCAAGAACTATGAATTTAGCAAGGATGAATTGATATTGTTATGGATGGCTGAGAATTTTTTGCAACCAGTAGataaaaagactgtggaagaagttGGTGGTGaatattttgatgaattaattgCGAGATCATTTTTCCAACCTCACAATACCCATGAAAAGACATTTGTGATGCATAATCTTGTGCATGATTTAGCAATGACGTGGGCTGGAGAATTCTATTTCAGAGCGAAAGAGCTTCGGAATGCAGTTGAGGTTGATATTAAAGCTCGTCATTTGTCACATAATGCCAAAGGCAATTATCCAATGTCAAAACTTTTGGGAGTTTGCGATACAGTAAAACATACAAGGACATTTCTTGAAATCAATTTGGAGACATGGATCCCATTTAACATAGAAAACGCAACTTGTATCTTGTTGTCACAGTTGAAGTATCTGAGAGCGCTGTCGTTGAAACGCTTTCCTCTTGAGTCAGTACCTGATTCAATAGGTGAGTTGATTCATTTGCGTTACTTGGATATCTCTGAGACCAAGATTGTGACATTGCCAGAGTCATTGGGTAACCTATACAATTTGCAGACCTTGAAGTTGAATACCTGTTTGAGTCTGATAACGCTACCTGTTGGCATGAAAGACCTTGTAAATTTGCGTCATCTTGATATTTATGGGACTGGGTTTCAGTATGAGATGCCGAAAGGCATGAGCAATTTGAAAAGTTTGCAGTTTTTAAGTAATTTTGTTGTTggaaagcatgaagaaaacaagatTAAAGAATTGGGAGCACTTGCAGATCCACACAAATCAATTTCCATTTGGAAATTGGAGAATGTGGTGAACAGCAGTGAAGCTTTGGAGGCAAGAATGTGTGATAAGGATGGCATTGATTCTATGGTGTTGGGTTGGTCGTGGCATAGAGAGAATAGAGTTGATTCCGAAATGGAAAGAGATATACTTGACAAGTTACGACCTCACACTAATTTGAAAGAGTTACAGATAGAGAGTTACAGGGGTACAAGATTTCCAGATTGGGTGGGACATTCTTCCTACCACAACATCACCAAAATAACACTGGATGGTTGCAGGAGTTGCTGTATGCTTCCTTCATTTGGACAGTTGCCCTCGTTGAAGCACCTATCAATTTCACATTTTAAAAGTCTGGAAAGTGTGGGTGCTGAGTTTTACTTTAACCAGAATGGTGAATCTTGTTTGGAGACACCACCATTCCCAATGCTTGAAactcttaagttttatttaatGCCTTACTGGAAGGAGTGGCGTTCATTGGAGTTCAATGCGTTTCCGAGACTTAGGGAGTTTTCAATACAGCGTTGTCCCATGTTGATACGAGATTTGCCCAATCATCTACCATCTTTGCAGTCACTTACTATTGAGACTTCCGGGCAGCTGAGGTGTTGTGTTCCAAAAGCTCCTGCAATGACCTCTTTAAGCATATTTGTATACGGGAATGAAGTGAGAATTAGAGAGCTACCTCCTTTACTGCGTCAACTATCAATTGGAGGAATCGGTCAAGTGGAGCCGGGTGTGAAGGCCATAATGCATATGCAACTGAGTTGCCTCACTTCTTTATGCATCTCAGATTCTTCCTCCCACATATTGTTTCCAGTGAGTGCTATTCCCCCATCACTACAAGAGTTGACGATCGagaattgtggagaatcattTGAATTCCAAATGGATGGGCAACATCACTCGCTGCAGAAACTATCCATAGGGAACAGCTGTGATTCACATACATCCTTCTCGTTATTGGATGCCTTTCCAAATCTCGTGAGTGTTCATATCAGCGGTTGCCAAAAGATGGAGTCTCTTGTGGTGTCACGCTCTCTTTCTTGTCTCCTTTCTTTATATATCTTCTTTTGTCGGAGTTTGAAATCTGTGTCAACGCTATGGATGGCAGCACCTCAGCTTGAGAAACTCTCATTAGTGGATTGCCGAGAGATTGATTTGTGTGATACAGGGCATCCACACCGTAGCCTGAGATATCTTGAAATCATCTACAGCGAGAAACTAGTGAGCTCTGCAGCATTCATGCATCCGCAGTTTCATGGGATTACTAGTCTTATCTTTTATTGTGAAATTGCTGATTACAGTGAGTGTGTGAAGAGCTTCCCAAAGGAAGGTTGGTTGCCTGCCTCCCTTGAGTCCCTCACAATTAAAGGCCTTAGCAGTGTGGGGACTTTGGAATGCAAGGGACTTGCCCACCTCACCACCCTCCAGGAACTGCGTATTGACTATTGTGTCAAGTTGGAGAATATAGAGGGAGAAAAGCTGCCTGCCTCTCTAATAAAACTCGGCATCTATGACAGCCCTTTGCTGGCCGAACGATGCGAGAAGAAGGATCCACAGATTTGGCCCAAAATCTCCCACATCCCCGCCATTCAAGTTGATCGCAGATGGATTTG A